The Halichoerus grypus chromosome 15, mHalGry1.hap1.1, whole genome shotgun sequence genome includes a window with the following:
- the LOC118534467 gene encoding insulin growth factor-like family member 3 produces the protein MTSRSSILVPVCVTIFLLQCAKVVTDAPMASGLWPCQPAPRCGDQIYNPPEQCCDDDTILPLNRTRLCGPNCTFWPCFECCCPESFGPQKFVVKLKVLGVKSRCFSSPTSRNCPRQGPLTAHG, from the exons ATGACATCACGAAGCTCCATCTTAG TTCCTGTCTGCGTAACAATCTTCCTCCTCCAGTGTGCAAAAGTAGTCACAG ATGCCCCCATGGCCTCAGGCCTGTGGCCGTGCCAGCCTGCCCCCAGGTGTGGGGACCAGATCTACAACCCCCCGGAGCAGTGCTGTGATGACGACACCATCCTGCCTCTGAATCGGACTCGCCTTTGTGGCCCCAACTGCACCTTCTGGCCCTGCTTTGAATGCTGCTGCCCTGAGTCCTTTGGCCCCCAGAAGTTTGTTGTGAAGTTGAAGGTCCTGGGTGTCAAGTCCCGGTGCTTCTCATCCCCTACCTCCAGAAACTGCCCCAGGCAAGGGCCCCTAACTGCTCATggctga